Proteins from a single region of Rhodovibrio salinarum DSM 9154:
- a CDS encoding alpha-E domain-containing protein — protein sequence MSNLLARYAEAIFWLARYVERAENVARIIDVNETFSRDSRGGQNWSSVLQLFADDKRYREIYGTPTAEGVIQFYTLDQTNPSSIVSALKIARENARTLRPLISTEMWTQMNMFYNRLRAMSADEVQKPRLTRFCAFVKEGCNTHYGITEGTFYRDEGWYFYQLGRSLERADQTTRALDTKYHLLLPSVEDVGSPLDVSQWNALLRSVSGYHAFRRVHPSGMTPADVAGFMLFHQSFPRSVVCCVETVDEKLYELRSYYGLSGGADAMERLDELRNEMRYTRIGDVLKGGLHEYLDRLQTELIKVGQALGRDFFGYARADAAE from the coding sequence TTGAGTAACCTGCTGGCACGCTACGCCGAAGCGATCTTCTGGCTCGCCCGCTACGTCGAGCGGGCGGAGAACGTCGCCCGGATCATCGACGTCAACGAAACCTTCTCGCGCGACAGCCGTGGTGGCCAGAACTGGTCGTCGGTGCTGCAGTTGTTCGCCGACGACAAGCGCTATCGCGAGATCTATGGCACGCCCACGGCCGAGGGGGTGATCCAGTTCTACACGCTGGACCAAACCAACCCTTCCTCGATCGTCTCGGCGCTCAAGATCGCGCGAGAGAACGCGCGCACCCTGCGTCCCCTGATCTCGACCGAGATGTGGACGCAGATGAACATGTTTTACAACCGCCTGCGCGCGATGTCGGCAGACGAGGTACAGAAACCCCGTCTGACGCGGTTCTGCGCGTTCGTGAAGGAAGGCTGCAACACCCACTACGGCATCACCGAAGGCACCTTCTACCGCGACGAAGGCTGGTACTTCTATCAGCTGGGCCGCAGCCTGGAACGCGCCGACCAGACCACGCGCGCGCTCGACACCAAATATCACCTGCTGTTGCCGAGCGTGGAGGACGTGGGCTCGCCGCTCGACGTCTCGCAGTGGAATGCGTTGCTCCGGTCGGTATCCGGCTATCACGCGTTCCGCCGTGTGCACCCCTCCGGCATGACCCCAGCGGATGTCGCAGGCTTTATGTTGTTCCACCAGTCGTTTCCGCGGTCGGTCGTATGCTGCGTCGAAACGGTCGATGAGAAACTGTACGAGCTGCGGAGCTACTACGGTCTGTCCGGCGGCGCGGACGCGATGGAGCGCCTGGACGAATTGCGCAACGAGATGCGCTACACCCGGATCGGCGACGTGCTGAAAGGCGGGCTGCACGAATACCTGGACCGGCTCCAAACGGAATTGATCAAGGTCGGTCAGGCGCTTGGCCGGGATTTCTTCGGTTACGCGCGGGCGGATGCGGCGGAGTGA
- a CDS encoding GntR family transcriptional regulator: protein MQDKPATAPRGRKPRLADRLRCQLEEEIATGQLAGGTRLDEAGLAKRFGVSRTPVREALSSLASAGLVETRPRQGAVVAGLSLSDLIQMFEVMAELEALCTRLAARRMTEAERTQLEQTLQACIDAADPARPNDYYDANLAFHEAIYAGSHNAYLAEQTRQLRNRLQPYRRTQLAGLGRIETSCREHAEIVDAIRQADAISAEGAMRRHVTIQADTFAELAAHSPEQRTAVDSA from the coding sequence GTGCAAGATAAACCTGCCACAGCCCCCCGCGGACGCAAGCCGCGACTCGCCGACCGGTTGCGCTGCCAACTGGAGGAAGAGATTGCCACGGGCCAGCTCGCCGGTGGCACGCGGCTGGATGAAGCAGGCCTAGCAAAACGCTTCGGCGTCTCCCGAACCCCGGTACGAGAAGCTTTGAGCAGCCTCGCGTCCGCCGGACTGGTCGAGACGCGCCCGCGCCAAGGAGCCGTCGTCGCCGGGCTGTCGCTTAGCGACTTGATCCAGATGTTCGAAGTGATGGCAGAGCTCGAAGCGCTGTGTACCCGCCTCGCCGCGCGCCGGATGACCGAGGCCGAACGCACGCAATTGGAGCAGACGCTGCAGGCCTGCATCGACGCAGCCGACCCGGCGCGGCCGAACGACTACTATGACGCCAACCTCGCCTTCCACGAGGCGATCTACGCCGGCAGTCACAACGCCTATCTGGCAGAGCAGACGCGCCAGCTACGCAACCGACTGCAACCCTATCGGCGCACGCAGCTGGCCGGACTGGGGCGGATCGAGACCTCCTGCCGCGAACATGCCGAGATCGTCGACGCAATCCGGCAGGCCGACGCCATCTCCGCGGAAGGCGCGATGCGCCGACATGTCACCATCCAGGCGGACACATTCGCCGAACTTGCCGCCCATTCGCCCGAGCAAAGAACGGCCGTCGACAGCGCTTGA
- a CDS encoding malonate--CoA ligase produces the protein MSGNLYERFLAVFSERGDAPAIELADGTTWSYAQLTDQVGRLARRLVEAGVEPGDRVAIQVDKSPQALFTYLACFQAGAVYLPLNTAYTGPEVSYFLSDAQPRCFVCDPRRADELAPIAGEAGVSAVLNMDPTGAGTLTDGLDAVTPMREVVERDPDDLAAICYTSGTTGRSKGAMLSHRNLESNARTLHSYWGFQDGDVLLHALPLFHVHGLFVASNTALLNGSKMLFLPKFDADQVTRLLPKASVMMGVPTFYVRLLERDDFTKDLVAKMRLFVSGSAPLQPETWRQFKERTGFEILERYGMTEAGMITSNPLNGERRPGTVGFPLPNVQVRVAKEDGTVLGTEEIGILEIKGPNLFQGYWNKPEKTAEEFRPDGFFITGDNAKIDDRGYVHIVGRAKDLIISGGYNVYPKEIELTLDAMNGVKESAVFGVPHPDFGEAVTAMVVAEAGKEDTLSEKGLIDACRTQIAGYKTPKRIFFADTLPRNTMGKVQKAQLRSEYESTFQGAA, from the coding sequence ATGAGTGGCAACCTCTACGAACGCTTCCTCGCCGTCTTCTCCGAACGCGGTGACGCCCCGGCCATCGAGCTCGCCGACGGAACGACGTGGTCGTATGCCCAGTTGACGGATCAGGTCGGCCGTCTGGCCCGCCGGTTGGTCGAGGCCGGCGTGGAACCGGGCGACCGCGTGGCCATCCAGGTCGATAAGTCGCCGCAAGCGCTGTTCACCTACCTCGCCTGTTTCCAGGCCGGCGCGGTCTATCTGCCGCTCAACACCGCCTACACTGGTCCGGAAGTCTCGTACTTCCTGTCGGACGCGCAGCCGCGCTGCTTCGTCTGCGATCCCCGGCGCGCTGACGAGCTGGCGCCGATCGCGGGGGAAGCCGGCGTGAGCGCGGTCTTGAACATGGACCCGACCGGCGCTGGCACACTGACGGATGGCTTGGACGCCGTCACGCCGATGCGCGAGGTGGTGGAACGCGACCCCGACGACCTGGCGGCGATCTGCTACACCTCCGGCACCACCGGGCGCTCCAAGGGCGCGATGCTGAGCCACCGCAACCTGGAGTCCAACGCCCGCACGCTGCACAGCTACTGGGGCTTCCAGGACGGCGACGTGCTGCTGCATGCCCTGCCGCTGTTCCACGTCCACGGCCTGTTCGTTGCCTCCAATACCGCCCTTCTGAACGGCTCGAAGATGCTCTTCCTGCCCAAGTTCGACGCCGATCAGGTCACGCGCCTGCTGCCCAAGGCGAGCGTGATGATGGGCGTGCCGACCTTCTACGTCCGCCTGCTGGAGCGCGACGACTTCACCAAGGACCTTGTGGCGAAGATGCGCCTGTTCGTCTCCGGCTCCGCGCCGCTGCAGCCGGAAACCTGGCGCCAGTTCAAGGAGCGCACCGGCTTCGAGATCCTGGAGCGCTACGGCATGACGGAAGCCGGCATGATCACCTCCAACCCGCTGAACGGCGAACGCCGCCCCGGCACCGTCGGCTTCCCGCTGCCGAACGTGCAGGTGCGCGTCGCTAAGGAGGACGGCACGGTGCTGGGCACCGAGGAGATCGGCATTCTGGAGATCAAAGGCCCCAACCTGTTCCAGGGCTACTGGAACAAGCCCGAAAAGACGGCCGAGGAATTCCGTCCGGACGGCTTCTTCATCACCGGCGACAACGCCAAGATCGACGATCGCGGCTACGTCCACATCGTCGGCCGGGCGAAGGACCTGATCATCTCCGGCGGCTACAATGTCTATCCCAAGGAGATCGAACTGACCCTCGACGCGATGAACGGGGTCAAGGAATCCGCTGTGTTCGGTGTTCCGCACCCGGATTTCGGCGAAGCCGTCACGGCCATGGTTGTAGCCGAGGCCGGCAAGGAAGATACGCTGAGCGAAAAGGGCCTGATCGACGCGTGCCGTACCCAGATTGCCGGCTATAAAACGCCCAAGCGGATCTTCTTCGCCGACACATTGCCGCGCAACACCATGGGCAAGGTCCAGAAGGCGCAACTGCGCAGCGAGTACGAAAGCACTTTCCAGGGCGCGGCGTAG
- the motB gene encoding flagellar motor protein MotB, with product MAEDSNRPIIVIKKKKKGGHGGHHGGAWKVAYADFVTAMMAFFLLLWLISATTEEQKEGIADYFTPNSVTLSDSGSGKILSGRTMSDEGALISDRAPVGVNMSLPSPSGPANEEEVQDLAKELAEREQRDFEEAERKLKAAMAAVPELAELADQVLVDHTPEGMRIQLVDARGNPMFKLGSAEPKAHTRELLRLVAETIQGLPNQVAVKGHTDATPFNGGGDYSNWELSADRANASRRVLQQAGLDGDRVGQVVGRAAQDPLVPDDPDSPRNRRISIILLNQNHQAEAMKQATGAGEREPNGLQNGPSIIRDEPNEQ from the coding sequence ATGGCCGAGGACTCCAACCGTCCGATCATCGTCATCAAAAAGAAGAAGAAGGGCGGACACGGCGGCCACCATGGCGGTGCCTGGAAGGTGGCCTACGCTGACTTCGTCACCGCGATGATGGCGTTTTTCCTACTGCTCTGGCTGATCAGCGCGACCACGGAAGAGCAGAAGGAAGGCATTGCCGACTACTTCACGCCGAACAGCGTGACGCTCAGCGATTCCGGATCCGGGAAGATCCTGAGCGGACGCACGATGAGCGACGAGGGCGCGCTGATCAGCGACCGCGCGCCGGTGGGCGTCAATATGAGCCTGCCTTCCCCCTCCGGTCCGGCCAACGAGGAAGAGGTCCAAGATCTCGCCAAAGAGCTGGCGGAACGCGAGCAGCGGGATTTCGAGGAAGCCGAGCGCAAGCTCAAGGCCGCGATGGCCGCGGTTCCGGAGCTTGCGGAGCTGGCCGATCAGGTTCTGGTCGACCACACCCCGGAGGGCATGCGCATCCAGCTGGTCGATGCGCGCGGCAATCCGATGTTCAAGCTTGGCAGCGCCGAACCGAAAGCGCACACGCGCGAACTCCTGCGGTTGGTTGCCGAGACCATCCAGGGCCTCCCCAACCAGGTGGCGGTCAAAGGGCACACCGACGCGACGCCGTTCAACGGCGGCGGCGATTACTCCAACTGGGAATTGTCCGCCGACCGCGCGAACGCCAGCCGCCGCGTGTTGCAGCAGGCCGGCCTGGACGGCGACCGCGTGGGCCAGGTCGTCGGCCGTGCCGCACAGGATCCGCTTGTCCCAGACGACCCGGATAGCCCGCGTAACCGACGCATCTCGATCATCCTGCTTAACCAGAATCATCAGGCCGAGGCGATGAAGCAGGCGACCGGGGCCGGCGAACGAGAGCCGAACGGCCTCCAGAACGGGCCGTCGATCATCCGCGACGAGCCGAACGAACAATAG
- the dctP gene encoding TRAP transporter substrate-binding protein DctP, translated as MKHFKRPSLGSVLTTGVALAAVVALSAPASAERLRASHQWPQDDVRGKMVEMIKKEVEAADVDLQVRVYPSGSLFKPKQQWDAMTKGQLDISAFPLDYASGRHPQFSATLMPGLVKNHDHAKRLNDSEFMDQIKQIINESGVVVLSDAWLAGGFVGKDFCVTTPESVEGKVMRAAGPAFEQMLAAAGSSINSMPSSEIYSAMNTGVLDGANTSSGSLVSYRIYEQSSCLTPPGDYALWFMYEPILMSKRSFDQLNEEQQEALMTAGEKAEEFFFEKAKGLDQKLVDTYKKAGVKVTEMTKEQYDAWIDVAQESSYKKFAEEVDGGAELIEKARSVD; from the coding sequence ATGAAACACTTCAAGCGCCCAAGCCTGGGCAGTGTGCTTACGACCGGCGTCGCCTTGGCGGCGGTGGTCGCGCTCAGCGCGCCGGCATCGGCCGAGCGGCTGCGTGCTTCGCACCAGTGGCCGCAGGACGATGTTCGCGGCAAGATGGTCGAGATGATCAAAAAGGAGGTCGAGGCCGCCGACGTCGACCTGCAGGTCCGGGTCTATCCCAGTGGTTCCCTGTTCAAGCCGAAGCAGCAGTGGGACGCGATGACCAAGGGGCAGTTGGACATTTCCGCCTTTCCGTTGGACTACGCGTCCGGCCGGCACCCGCAGTTCTCCGCGACCCTGATGCCGGGTCTGGTGAAGAATCACGATCATGCAAAGCGCCTGAACGATTCCGAGTTCATGGACCAGATCAAGCAGATCATCAATGAATCCGGTGTCGTCGTGCTTTCGGATGCGTGGCTGGCCGGCGGCTTCGTCGGGAAAGACTTCTGCGTCACCACTCCGGAGAGCGTCGAGGGTAAGGTGATGCGCGCGGCCGGTCCCGCATTCGAGCAGATGCTGGCCGCCGCGGGTTCGTCGATCAACTCGATGCCGAGCTCGGAAATCTACTCCGCGATGAATACCGGCGTTCTGGACGGCGCGAACACCTCCTCTGGGTCGCTGGTCAGCTACCGCATCTACGAGCAGTCCAGCTGCCTGACGCCTCCAGGCGACTATGCGCTGTGGTTCATGTATGAGCCGATTCTGATGTCCAAGCGTTCGTTCGACCAGTTGAACGAAGAGCAGCAGGAAGCCCTGATGACTGCCGGCGAGAAGGCCGAGGAGTTCTTCTTCGAGAAAGCCAAGGGTTTGGATCAGAAGCTGGTCGACACCTATAAAAAAGCCGGCGTGAAGGTCACCGAGATGACCAAGGAGCAGTACGACGCCTGGATCGATGTGGCGCAGGAAAGCTCCTACAAGAAATTCGCCGAGGAAGTCGACGGCGGCGCCGAATTGATCGAGAAGGCGCGCTCCGTCGATTGA
- a CDS encoding circularly permuted type 2 ATP-grasp protein translates to MTAGKQQSQASAAQNQAQTGANRGPAAPVQLPGLLSNYDPGGSYCELLGLSGQVSESTKTILERINQMDEASLRARARDAELELYNFGITFTVYTEKDAIDRILPFDVIPRVIAQPDWRTLEYGVRQRVTAINKFLWDVYHDGNILKDGVVPRDLVLGNSNYRPEMEGMDVPQGTYVQINGTDLIRGHDGTFYVLEDNARTPSGVSYVVENRHLMLRTFPDLMESVPISPVSNYGQKLREALGETAPAGVDNPVVVLLSPGTYNSAYFEHIFLAREMGVPLVEGRDLVVEDDRVYMKTIRGLQRVDMIYRRINDDFLDPEVFNPNSMLGVAGLMRAYWKGNVGLANAVGTGIADDKAVYAYMPRIIQYYLGEDPAIQNVETHICREKEGLQYTLDNLDKLVVKPVGEAGGYGITVGPHASQEELDHCRGKLLADPANYISQPMIDLSVSPTLVDEGIEPRRVDLRPFAVTGKETWVLPGGLSRVALRRGSIIVNSSQGGGSKDTWVLE, encoded by the coding sequence ATGACCGCCGGTAAGCAGCAGTCGCAGGCGTCTGCGGCGCAGAACCAAGCGCAGACGGGCGCCAACCGGGGGCCGGCGGCACCGGTTCAACTTCCGGGTCTGCTGTCAAACTACGATCCTGGCGGGTCGTACTGCGAACTCCTCGGCCTGAGCGGTCAGGTCAGCGAGTCCACAAAGACCATCCTGGAACGTATCAACCAGATGGACGAGGCCAGCCTGCGCGCCCGCGCGCGGGATGCGGAACTGGAGCTTTACAACTTCGGCATCACCTTCACGGTCTATACCGAGAAGGACGCGATCGACCGCATTCTCCCGTTCGACGTGATTCCCCGGGTGATCGCCCAGCCGGACTGGCGCACCTTGGAATACGGCGTGCGCCAGCGGGTGACCGCGATCAACAAGTTCCTCTGGGACGTCTACCATGACGGCAATATCCTGAAGGACGGGGTGGTCCCGCGCGATCTGGTCCTGGGCAACAGCAACTACCGCCCGGAGATGGAAGGGATGGACGTGCCGCAAGGCACCTACGTCCAGATCAACGGGACCGACCTGATCCGCGGCCACGACGGCACCTTCTACGTCCTTGAAGACAACGCGCGCACGCCTTCCGGCGTCTCCTATGTGGTTGAGAACCGGCACCTGATGCTGCGCACCTTCCCAGATCTGATGGAAAGCGTGCCGATCAGCCCGGTTTCCAACTACGGGCAGAAACTGCGCGAGGCGCTTGGCGAAACGGCCCCTGCGGGGGTCGACAATCCGGTTGTCGTCCTGCTGTCACCCGGCACCTACAACAGCGCCTATTTCGAGCACATTTTCCTGGCCCGCGAGATGGGGGTGCCGCTGGTCGAGGGACGCGACCTCGTGGTCGAGGACGACCGCGTCTACATGAAGACGATCCGCGGCCTGCAGCGGGTCGACATGATCTACCGGCGGATCAATGACGACTTCCTGGATCCGGAGGTATTCAACCCGAACAGCATGCTGGGCGTTGCTGGCCTTATGCGCGCCTACTGGAAGGGCAACGTCGGACTGGCCAACGCCGTCGGCACCGGGATCGCGGACGACAAGGCGGTCTACGCCTACATGCCGCGGATCATCCAGTACTACCTGGGCGAGGACCCGGCGATCCAGAACGTCGAGACGCATATCTGCCGGGAGAAGGAAGGTCTGCAGTACACGCTCGACAACCTGGACAAGCTGGTGGTCAAGCCGGTCGGCGAAGCCGGCGGCTACGGCATCACGGTCGGCCCGCACGCCAGCCAGGAAGAGCTCGACCACTGCCGGGGAAAGCTGCTCGCCGACCCGGCGAACTACATCTCGCAGCCGATGATCGACCTTTCGGTCTCACCCACCCTGGTCGACGAGGGGATCGAGCCCCGCCGCGTCGACCTGCGTCCCTTCGCCGTGACCGGGAAAGAGACCTGGGTCCTGCCGGGTGGCCTGTCGCGGGTGGCGCTCCGGCGTGGGTCGATCATCGTCAACTCCAGCCAAGGCGGCGGATCGAAGGATACCTGGGTCCTTGAGTAA
- a CDS encoding RDD family protein, with the protein MMTAPELYDGVLWRRTLAFFIDLFLLGFVYLAIGFLAMLATALTFGALAPVQAALMALLPSIYAAMTIHWFGATPGMRAMNLSVRDWRGRSCGLAQGFLMAVVFYASFGLTSGLIMLVPLFSDRRRAAHDMLAATVVVRAAHVPAAGRPA; encoded by the coding sequence ATGATGACCGCGCCGGAACTCTATGACGGCGTGCTATGGCGGCGCACGCTGGCCTTCTTCATCGATCTGTTCCTGCTCGGCTTCGTCTATCTGGCGATCGGCTTCCTGGCGATGCTGGCCACCGCCCTGACTTTCGGGGCATTGGCGCCGGTACAGGCTGCCTTGATGGCGCTACTGCCGTCGATTTATGCGGCGATGACCATCCACTGGTTCGGCGCCACGCCGGGCATGCGCGCGATGAACCTGTCGGTGCGCGACTGGCGGGGGCGTTCCTGCGGCCTGGCGCAGGGGTTCCTGATGGCCGTGGTGTTCTATGCCAGCTTTGGCTTGACCTCCGGTCTAATCATGCTGGTGCCCTTATTCAGCGACCGACGCCGGGCCGCGCACGACATGCTGGCTGCCACGGTTGTCGTCCGTGCCGCCCACGTTCCGGCCGCGGGACGTCCGGCGTGA
- a CDS encoding threonine ammonia-lyase produces MTALAHPAATSDGTGRDDHPQDPVSLDDIQTAADQLQGQVVRTPLIYATRLSDMLGCEIHLKLENLQFTGSFKDRGSYIKLLSLPEDAKATGVIAMSAGNHAQGVAYHAQRLGIPATIVMPETAPFSKVERTRSFGARVVQVGETIDEAAQTARELMDNEGLTFVHPYDDPATIAGQGTLGLEMLTDQPDLDTIVVPIGGGGVMAGTAIAAKSLKPEIQMIGCESELFPSMYQAIRGQQPSSGGASLADGIAVKSPGKLTRPVIERYVSEHVLLTEDEIETAVTVLSEYQKIVAEGAGATPFAAASRLRDQLAGRKVGLVICGGNIDARVLASVLMRGLVRDGRLVRLRVHINDAPGVLAKVSGLIGQTGANIVEVYHQRLFHDVPVRRAEIDCVVETRNREHVREIIDALGAGGFQTRILSTLSADGPS; encoded by the coding sequence ATGACCGCCCTCGCCCATCCCGCCGCCACAAGCGATGGCACCGGTCGCGACGACCATCCGCAGGATCCGGTCTCACTGGACGACATCCAGACCGCGGCGGATCAGCTGCAGGGCCAGGTCGTGCGGACGCCGCTGATCTACGCCACGCGTCTATCGGACATGCTGGGCTGCGAGATCCATCTGAAGCTGGAGAACCTACAGTTCACCGGCTCGTTCAAGGATCGGGGCAGCTATATCAAGTTGCTTAGTTTGCCCGAAGACGCCAAGGCGACCGGCGTGATCGCGATGTCGGCCGGCAACCACGCCCAGGGAGTCGCCTACCACGCCCAGCGCCTGGGCATCCCGGCCACCATCGTGATGCCAGAGACGGCGCCCTTCTCGAAGGTCGAGCGCACGCGCTCATTCGGAGCACGCGTTGTCCAGGTCGGGGAGACGATCGACGAGGCCGCCCAGACCGCGCGCGAGCTGATGGACAACGAAGGCCTGACCTTTGTGCATCCCTACGACGACCCAGCGACGATCGCTGGCCAGGGAACGCTCGGGCTGGAAATGCTGACCGACCAGCCGGACCTGGACACGATCGTTGTGCCGATCGGCGGCGGCGGCGTCATGGCCGGCACTGCGATCGCGGCCAAATCGCTGAAGCCCGAGATTCAGATGATCGGCTGCGAAAGCGAGCTGTTCCCATCGATGTATCAGGCGATCCGTGGTCAGCAGCCGTCCTCCGGCGGCGCCTCGCTGGCCGACGGCATCGCGGTGAAAAGCCCCGGCAAGCTGACCCGCCCGGTAATCGAGCGTTACGTCAGCGAACACGTCCTCCTGACCGAGGACGAGATCGAGACCGCCGTTACGGTGCTCTCGGAATACCAAAAGATCGTTGCCGAGGGGGCCGGCGCAACGCCATTCGCCGCCGCCAGCCGCCTGCGCGACCAACTGGCCGGGCGCAAGGTCGGCCTGGTGATCTGCGGCGGCAACATCGACGCGCGCGTGCTAGCCTCCGTGCTGATGCGTGGGCTGGTGCGCGATGGCCGGCTGGTGCGCCTGCGCGTCCACATCAACGACGCGCCGGGCGTACTGGCCAAGGTCTCCGGCCTGATCGGGCAGACCGGCGCCAACATCGTCGAGGTCTACCACCAGCGTCTGTTCCACGACGTCCCCGTCCGCCGGGCGGAGATCGACTGCGTCGTCGAAACCCGTAATCGCGAGCACGTGCGCGAGATCATCGATGCGTTGGGCGCCGGCGGCTTCCAGACCCGCATCCTATCCACCCTGTCCGCGGATGGCCCAAGCTAA
- a CDS encoding penicillin acylase family protein produces the protein MNRFVKWALLALPVLLGGAAIVVLVGYFYLRQSLPQTEGTAQLADLSAEVTVTRDTHGIPTIRAESLSDAYTALGYLHAQDRLWQMDFMRRTAEGRLSEVAGQGTVGLDRFMRILDLGDLAAEQVQHLDAETQTALEAYAAGVNAFIESDPVLPLEFQILDYAPETWTPQDSLTWLRLMALQLSGNYRAELTRAALSARLDAVQVDFLYPDGSSDQTTTLADAATGQALGALDRQLADLLPARLEPRDASNAWALQREDGRGALLANDPHLGLRAPGHWYLARIETPERTLVGATAPGVPFTIMGRNSDLAWGLTSTHSDTQDLFLEQVDPEDARRYRTPDGWARFETSTETIQVAESDPVELTVRQTRHGPVISDAVQAARTLAGTNQVVALAWPALRADDTTPQALYKVNAAKTVDGALEAMRDANAPQQNLFLADSAGNVGLIAAARVPIRKAGDGTLPRPGWTGEYDWTGMIPYADLPHARNPERGRLVNANNRLVDDAYPYLIAAHWPPPWRAERIERLLDQAEGSVDIAAMERILLDTRSTKAEMLLDTLLSYPPQNSRQEAAHQLLSGWDRHMNYAEAAPLVFTAWIDNLNRALFEDELAGSFRRFSRPDPRLILRALEEQSAWCDDTDTPDRTETCTEQVTSALDTAIDQLNDRFGEADGWQWGDAHVARFPHPLFSRIPVLNGLFTPQIGTPGGDETVNRGGSDYDAPADRRYSHIHGPTLRMVHDLSKPPESSVFMLSDGQSGNPLSPHFGGLAEAWRDGEFLKLVGGEQEDAERLRLTPGNS, from the coding sequence ATGAACCGCTTCGTGAAATGGGCGTTGCTCGCCCTCCCCGTCCTGCTTGGCGGCGCGGCGATCGTCGTGCTCGTCGGCTATTTCTATTTGCGCCAGTCATTGCCGCAGACCGAAGGCACGGCCCAGCTAGCCGACCTGTCGGCCGAGGTCACGGTCACCCGGGACACCCACGGCATCCCGACCATCCGCGCGGAAAGCCTCAGCGACGCCTACACCGCCCTTGGCTACCTGCACGCTCAGGACCGGCTGTGGCAGATGGATTTCATGCGCCGCACGGCGGAGGGACGCCTGTCCGAGGTCGCGGGTCAGGGCACGGTCGGGCTCGACCGCTTCATGCGCATCCTCGACCTCGGCGACCTCGCGGCCGAGCAGGTACAGCATCTGGACGCCGAGACACAGACGGCCTTGGAAGCTTACGCGGCCGGGGTGAACGCCTTTATCGAGAGCGATCCTGTGCTGCCGCTGGAGTTCCAGATCCTGGATTACGCGCCAGAGACCTGGACCCCGCAGGATAGCCTGACCTGGCTGCGCCTGATGGCGCTGCAGCTTTCCGGCAACTACCGCGCCGAACTGACCCGGGCGGCGCTGAGCGCGCGGCTTGACGCAGTGCAGGTGGACTTCCTCTACCCCGATGGCAGCAGCGATCAGACAACCACCCTGGCGGACGCCGCAACCGGCCAGGCGCTGGGCGCGCTCGACCGCCAGCTGGCCGATCTGCTGCCCGCGCGCCTGGAACCGCGAGATGCCTCCAATGCCTGGGCGCTGCAGCGCGAAGACGGCCGGGGTGCACTGCTGGCGAACGACCCGCACCTCGGCCTGCGTGCGCCAGGACACTGGTACCTGGCACGGATCGAGACGCCGGAGCGCACACTGGTCGGGGCCACGGCGCCGGGCGTGCCCTTCACCATCATGGGCCGTAACAGCGACCTCGCCTGGGGCCTGACCAGCACGCACAGCGACACCCAGGACCTGTTCCTCGAACAGGTCGATCCCGAAGACGCCCGTCGCTACCGCACGCCCGACGGCTGGGCGCGCTTCGAAACCTCGACCGAAACGATCCAGGTCGCGGAAAGCGACCCGGTGGAGCTAACCGTCCGGCAGACCCGGCACGGTCCGGTGATCTCCGATGCCGTGCAGGCAGCGCGGACCCTGGCCGGCACGAACCAGGTTGTCGCGCTCGCCTGGCCGGCGCTGCGCGCAGACGACACCACGCCGCAAGCGCTCTACAAGGTGAACGCGGCCAAGACCGTGGACGGCGCGCTGGAGGCGATGCGCGATGCCAACGCCCCGCAACAGAACCTGTTCCTGGCGGACAGCGCGGGCAACGTTGGTCTGATCGCCGCCGCCCGGGTACCGATCCGCAAGGCCGGCGATGGCACCCTGCCGCGCCCGGGCTGGACCGGCGAGTACGACTGGACCGGCATGATCCCCTACGCGGACCTGCCGCACGCCCGTAACCCCGAGCGCGGTCGACTGGTCAACGCGAACAACCGGCTGGTCGACGACGCCTATCCCTACCTGATCGCCGCGCACTGGCCTCCGCCCTGGCGGGCCGAACGCATCGAACGGCTGCTCGACCAGGCGGAAGGCTCCGTCGACATCGCCGCGATGGAGCGGATCCTGCTCGACACCCGCTCGACCAAGGCAGAGATGCTGCTCGACACGCTGCTGTCGTATCCGCCGCAGAACAGCCGGCAAGAGGCCGCGCACCAGCTGTTGAGCGGTTGGGACCGCCACATGAACTACGCCGAGGCGGCGCCGCTGGTGTTCACCGCTTGGATCGACAACCTGAACCGGGCCTTGTTCGAGGATGAGCTGGCCGGGTCGTTCCGCCGCTTTTCGCGTCCGGACCCACGGCTGATCCTGCGGGCGCTGGAGGAACAGTCGGCCTGGTGCGATGACACCGACACCCCGGACCGGACAGAAACCTGCACAGAGCAGGTCACAAGCGCCCTGGACACCGCGATCGACCAGCTGAACGACCGCTTCGGCGAAGCGGACGGATGGCAGTGGGGGGACGCGCACGTCGCGCGTTTTCCGCATCCGCTATTCTCACGTATTCCCGTCCTGAACGGCCTGTTCACCCCACAGATCGGTACCCCTGGTGGCGACGAGACGGTGAACCGCGGCGGCAGCGACTACGACGCTCCCGCCGACCGGCGCTACAGCCATATCCACGGGCCCACCTTGCGGATGGTGCACGACCTGTCCAAGCCACCGGAAAGCTCCGTCTTCATGCTGTCCGACGGGCAATCCGGCAACCCGCTGTCGCCGCACTTCGGCGGCCTGGCCGAAGCCTGGCGCGACGGCGAATTCCTAAAATTGGTCGGCGGCGAACAAGAAGACGCCGAGCGCCTCAGGCTGACTCCCGGGAATAGCTAG